The DNA sequence ATGAAGTGAATGAAGTGAATGAAGTGAAGGGTGTGACCCATGGGGCTGGAGATACGTCAGGCCGGTCAATCGGACCGGGATGCCGTGGCGCGGCTGCTCGACGAGGCCTTCCGCGATGATCCGGTGAGCAGCTGGGTGTTCCCGGACCCGGATCACCGGGCGGCGGTGCACGGGAAGTTCCTGGGCGTGTTCGTCGACGTGGCCCTGGCCGAGGGCCGGATCGACTACGCGGTGGACGGTTCGGCGGCGGCGCTGTGGCTGCGGATCCCGGCGGGCGATCCGGACGCCGAGCACGTCGAGGACGAGGTCCCGGCGAAGATGCGGGCCGTGGCCGACCCGGACAACGAGCGGTGCGAGCTGGTGGGCCGGCTCACGGGTGCGGTGCACCCGATGGCGGAGGAGCACGAGTACCTGCTGATGATCGCGGTCGCCCCGGGGCGGCAGGGCGAGGGGCGGGGTACGGAGTTGATCCGGCCGGTGCTGGAGCGCTGCGACCGGGAGGGCGTTCCGGCGTACCTGGAGGCGAGCAGCGAGCGCAGCAAGGGGCTGTACGAGCGGCTGGGCTGGCAGTTCACGGGCGAGGCGGTGCGGCTGCCGGACGGGCCGCTGATGTGGCCGATGTGGCGCAAGCCGCAGTGATTCCCGATCGCCGGTACCTGACCCCTTGCGATACCACTTCACCTGAAGTACTTTGATCGACGTGCCTCGATGGGGGTGCACTGTCGAACGGAAGAGAATCGCTTGCGCAAGCTCACGTACTTCATCGCCACCTCGGTCGACGGCTTCATCGGAGCCCCGGACGGCGACGCCGATTTCATCTACAGCCACCTCGACGCCGAGTTCATCGACTTCCTCAAGGCCGAGTACCCGGAGA is a window from the Streptomyces sp. NBC_01244 genome containing:
- a CDS encoding GNAT family N-acetyltransferase; this encodes MGLEIRQAGQSDRDAVARLLDEAFRDDPVSSWVFPDPDHRAAVHGKFLGVFVDVALAEGRIDYAVDGSAAALWLRIPAGDPDAEHVEDEVPAKMRAVADPDNERCELVGRLTGAVHPMAEEHEYLLMIAVAPGRQGEGRGTELIRPVLERCDREGVPAYLEASSERSKGLYERLGWQFTGEAVRLPDGPLMWPMWRKPQ